In one window of Luteitalea sp. DNA:
- a CDS encoding DUF2892 domain-containing protein, with the protein MNIERMLRLIAGFFVAASVLAGIYVHPYFFWFTLFVGSNLFQSAFTNWCPMMALLRRAGVRG; encoded by the coding sequence ATGAACATCGAACGGATGCTGCGGCTCATTGCGGGCTTCTTCGTCGCGGCCAGCGTGCTCGCCGGTATCTACGTGCACCCGTACTTTTTCTGGTTCACCCTGTTTGTCGGCTCGAACCTGTTCCAGTCGGCCTTCACCAACTGGTGCCCGATGATGGCCCTGTTGAGGCGGGCTGGCGTTCGGGGCTAG
- a CDS encoding helix-turn-helix domain-containing protein, producing MRSSRQNHQPLGYNIEVIDKLVRVLEILRDAPGGLTLQDITLQTGYVKSSIHRTLGSLKWHGYVEQPIPGGPYQLGIKCLLLARGFTANVELLPFARPYLREIVDAFDESAYLAILRAGRGIFVDVCEPRRRNLRLVGPLGADVHFHATAAGKVLAAYLPASVRARLLSQIQLDPLTPRTLTRRAEVENEWENVARRGVAFNQEETIIGAIFLAGPIFDAERAVCGCISVGIPKVRYSRALGQQVAKVLKDSCRRLSDMLGAAAYVHEDRQLHELH from the coding sequence ATGCGTTCCTCCAGGCAGAATCATCAGCCGCTCGGCTACAACATTGAAGTCATCGACAAGCTCGTCCGCGTTCTAGAGATCCTTCGCGACGCGCCCGGCGGCCTGACGCTGCAGGACATCACCCTGCAAACGGGCTATGTGAAGAGCTCGATTCACCGGACGCTCGGCAGTCTCAAGTGGCACGGCTACGTCGAGCAGCCGATCCCTGGCGGGCCGTACCAGCTGGGCATCAAGTGCCTCCTGCTGGCGCGCGGCTTCACGGCCAACGTGGAGCTGCTGCCGTTTGCGAGGCCGTATCTGCGCGAGATCGTCGATGCATTCGACGAAAGCGCGTACCTCGCGATTCTGCGGGCTGGTCGCGGCATCTTCGTGGACGTGTGTGAGCCCCGGCGCCGCAATCTCCGGCTCGTGGGCCCGCTGGGCGCCGACGTGCACTTCCACGCGACGGCCGCCGGGAAAGTGCTCGCCGCCTATCTTCCGGCGTCGGTGCGGGCCCGACTGCTCTCGCAGATTCAGCTCGACCCGCTCACGCCACGGACCCTGACAAGGCGTGCCGAAGTCGAGAACGAATGGGAGAACGTGGCGCGGCGGGGCGTTGCCTTCAACCAGGAGGAGACGATCATTGGAGCGATCTTCTTAGCCGGCCCGATCTTCGACGCTGAGCGCGCCGTCTGCGGCTGCATCAGTGTGGGGATTCCGAAAGTCCGCTACTCGCGTGCGCTCGGACAACAGGTCGCAAAGGTGCTCAAGGACTCCTGCCGGCGTCTGTCCGACATGCTCGGCGCGGCCGCCTACGTCCACGAGGATCGCCAACTCCACGAGTTGCACTGA